cattttcgaAAACCAAGAAGTGCTCACAGGCTCACAGCTGGAACAATTTTCTAGAATATGAAAATTTAAACATCTTATCAAATGTTTCCTTGAAAATtggttcttttaaaaaaaaaattcaacaagtttcttgattactccctctgtccccatTTGTTAGTCTCGGTTAGCATTTTTTACTGTCTCAAAAAGATTGTCCCACTTCTAAACTAAATGGGCATCATCTAGTGAATTTTCTCTTTTACCCTTCTCTTTTTAAATTAGTACTCCTGCGTACTAAACAAAGTAAGACAAGATAATGACCAGAGGGTAAAAATGAGAAACTAAAATGATAAAGACATGCAATGTTTTGTGTTCCCTTGTTAAGTTGAAATTCCCAAAAAAGACCAACAAATGTAAAAACTTTTAACAAtgctttttctttctattcCGGAAAGAAGAAAGTGGGAAACTAAATTTGAATACTTCTACCAAACATTTTCAAAGCTACTACTCTATTTTGAACTATCATGTAAAGAAAATGACATTCAAAACTTTAGAAAGACTCTTGGTGTGACTCAAAAGAGGCAGCTAATATGAGTTGTTGACCCGTCAACcaaacaactctctctctctctctctctctctctctctcattgtttAGAAAGGTGTGCGATTGTGATATACTTGTATGATAGAAGGGGTGGTTGATTGAAAGCCAACTTGCATAAATGCTGTGCCGGTATGTGAGAAGAAACTAATGTACTCCACTATAAAACTGACCATGGACCAAGTCTTCTTTATTCCATTCCACGTGTGCCATTACATCATCATCATCccttgatttgtttttgttttttcttttggcaaTTACTATGGTGTCCCGTACCCAAGGGAACACCTGTTATGCCACCCAGAGGTTTAATGTTATGTTCTTGAGTGATTATGTGATATCATTTTTTGTAATAATGacataacactttttttttaatccgacaTAACACTTATTATgtcatttttaaaaagtgttatgTCTTTGAGTGGTTATATTAtgtcatttttaaaaaagtgttatgacctaaaataataataatactaagaagaagaagaagaagaagaagaagaagttttatgccattttaaaaaatgatccACACAATGACATAACATGTTATATtattttgtggtttgttatacCGGTATCTCAAAAAAGGAGGAAACACCATAGCATTATCCTTTTCTTTTGGCTATTTACCGGCCGCTCCACTTCCTCATATGTATTTCTCGCCAACTCCGGGCCCAATCCAAAATATTGATCATACTTAGGGGTAtatttcactaactaaaataaatattgtTAAGAAATGCTCTGTCtcgtaaaattaaaaatatgtacttaaaaaataaattttttagcaaaacatgACCTAAGTCCCGTACAGATTCTGACAATACTATCCCTCCCCGCGTCCCCCCCTCCCACACGGAGGTGACACCTAAGAATTAGAGCACTTCGGTGGGTGCATGTTTAACACATGTCAATTTTgaatgatgctatggtgtctacCCTCCATTAGGGGAACTGCAATTTTTGACATAACCggaccattacaagcataatcaAAGACAGTGATATGTATAACTAAGACCTTACAAAGACATAACCTCCAAAATCCCTATAATTTTCCGTCAATTTTTGCCTCCACCGTACACTTTTGGTCTCTTCCACTGTAATTTAGGAGCAACTGAATGGGCATGTGCAAAGTGATTGGGATTTATCCCAAGCACGCCACGTCTAAGTTCCAGTAAAATTCACAAACTCTActattttgttatgttttgaaACCCAGATAAATTTACAAATTCAGAGTTTATGAAATTTACAAGCTCAAAACTAATAAAATGGTGGTTGTGTTTTGAAACTTAGTGAAATTCACGACCTCGAAGCCAAGTTTGTGAAATTTCAGAATTAGTGAATTTTACTAATTATTTGTGAATAGTGAAAATTTGCCGGCCGGAAAAGGTCGCCGACCGAAGGTGGTCACTGGCTGGAAGTGGTTGCTAGGTGAAGATGAGAGGGGTGATGAAAAAATAGTAAGATatgaaattatatttattgaagGGTAAAAGGGATCTTCGTAAagaagagcatctccaaccaaggATATCGAAAATGACATGACATGCTAAGTGAAAGAATTAGCATGTGAAGAAACTCTAACCCAAATGTCAAATGCCTAATAGGTGTCATTTGACATTCCCTCTCTCATTtcaaatttgacaaaatttattttttagcaTCGACAATGTAACAATCAAAACCAAAtgattgctaaggttagcaatgttagctcaaaaaaatgctcacattatAATAATTAAttcttaacaacctcttagcaactaaccaaattttggctattgaataaccaaaattagcaaccttttgtcaataaccaaacttagtagaccccacattttctcaattaaGTACCCTCAACAATAcgcaaaaaccttctctctccttctttctcccaacaatgttttcaaaaataattttaaaaaactgtttttcaaaaagttgtacttacacaaaactgtttttttttaacataaactgttttttaatataaactgttttttattttcaaaaaatgctttttcactaaactttttttttaattattatttttccaaaaacaaatatttaaattattatcacagtttttaaaattttgtagtttaaaaaaGTGATGTGACaggttttggttatccaattttgattattatattatggacttctacattgctaactttagcaatatCTTAAATGGATGACCAAAAGGTTATGTGGTAACTTTTTAGAACAACTCCGCATAGATATTTGCACAAATTTTGTGCATAGATCACAGTGTGGGAGTGGGGCGGGCcccacacaaacaatccgagccattcattaaatgtaaaatattttttcaaaggcctttgcaaaaaatcagctcaattcgattcctataggtgctcgatcgaatcatctaacttttcattaaaatTTCTGGATAATGATAAgctagatgattagatcgagcacttatagatattagattgagctgatatTTCATGGGAGAccttgaaaatttgttttacatttaatgaacggctcgaatcgtttgtgtgagacccgtagtaGGCTCCTCACCGTTATCTGTGTATGATTTTTGTGCACAATtgttgtgtgtgtagacttACTGTTTCCAAAAAGAAACGACTTCTCTGCCGTTTGGGGGAGAACTACACCCTTGTGGTTTGGCTTGTATTGACCCCATTTCGCGTTTATTTCGATGGTCGAATTTGTTGGCATTGTAGATCTCGCTGAATACTTTATTTGCgtaaaaattcaagtcaatcataAGCCGAAAAATTTCTAATTAGAGCACAGTTATCCTGAAAATATTGGGCTCTTGAAGTTGTAATCCAATGTGCCCAACTTATTTTGTTTCCATataaatgtgttccgatcaAATATCATTCGGGTTCtgcttgagttgattttttatgtgAGTTTTGAAATTAGCTAGCTCTAAAATGTGCACTTAATCATTAAAATGTACACGAAATGGGATGTGTAGTGGGTGTGAAGTCAACAAACTTATGAATGTAGGTGTACAAATGAGAGCGTGAATTGGACGTGGTTCTAGCATTTTAGGATGAGGATAAGTTAAAAAGCACAAAATAGGGGTATAAATGAGCCAAGTCGAGCCAAACTTTGTAGTGTTCGAACtgggctcgtttactaaacaggCTAAAAACTCGAGCTTGGCTCCTTTGTAAATGAGTCGAGTCCTTAACGAGCCCAACTTGGCTATTTACTTTCCTCtttaaacgagtcgagcttaaacaaacgagtcgagcttttAAGTGCCGAGCTTAACTCACTTAGTAAATAAatctaaaactcgagctcataTTCGGCTCAATTACTAAACTAGTCAACCAGAACCGAGTCGCGAGCAGCGCGATTCATCAGCCCTGCACACAAGGTGCAGTTGTCCCCCAAGCAGCAAAGCCGTTGCCTTCCTAATAAATATCCAAACATTTTGAGGCCGTAGTTATATAAAAGGGTTAGCTTCCAAATCATTGGGGTATTCATTACATTCAGATTAAAAAATCTCACTTTGGAGAAGGTTTCAAACCCGggtagttttcttttcttcatttctaCATCAAGCAATTGCAAGAACTTTCTCATCCTTTCTTCTTACAGCTATCGAATCCCTCACCCTTTTCAACCCTCCCACCAAATCCTAAGCTGTTTTCTAATGCCTTCTCAATAAACTGATTTCGTGAATAGAATAATTAGTTGTAGGGCTCTTGGATTGAAATCAAGAACTCGTAGTGAGAACTGATCTGGGTTCTTCCAGATTTTGCCTAAATGATTGATTTTTTGCAGTAGATTGTGAAAAGATTTCTGGTGATGATATTTGTCTGGATAAGGGAAAGATAGAGATTTTTATCAGGTCTTGGTATAGTTTGTGCTGATCTGGGTCTGTGATTATAAGAAGTTGAGGTGGGTTTTTGGGTGGGAGGTTATTGAATGGCTGAagaagatttggttgagcttaAATTCAGGCTTGCTGATGGGACCGACATCGGGCCAACGAATTGTAGGCCCAGCACCTCTGTGGGATCTCTCAAAGAAAGAATAGTTGCACAATGGCCTAAAGGTTAACTTCTTTAACTACCATTACgttttgaattatgaatttGGATGTGTTTCAGAATGTTTGTATTGCTATCTTATGTGTTTGTGGAATCAAATTATTCTTGTGTACTGTttttttgtggtgttgtttAGTTTAGTGTTTGGATTTGCTTCATTATGGTGTAGTCGAACTTAATTCAAGATTTTCTCTTGCAAGTTGGCCCACTGCGTATTCAAAAGCTTCCTGTCAAACCGGCTCAATCAGTACTAAGAATATATTGAAGTATTTATGTTTTATGCGAACATGTGGGGTTCTAGATGATAAATTTCTTTTCCCATTAGAAGCTATTGAAGCCATCACTTCTTTCCTATAGCCAAACAAAAACAGGAAAATAAAGAGGGCATTAATCATATGTCATACTGACTGACTTTTGATTGCTACTTCCTCTATCTACGTTACAATCTAAAGTTTTATCAACAAATTTGGTCAATTTCATTTGAAAGATGCAATATGTTGGTTAAACTTGGAAATTTTTGTGTCTGACTAGTAATAAAACAGCCAGATTTTCTTCTTGTAATTCTTATGTCAACCATTTGAGGAACTTCATGAAGTCTTAATACCCTTGTCATGGAGAAGTTCTATTAGTGCAAGCTTATATTGTCAAGATATATGTGTGTGAGGTAATATACTGTATATACATTTGTGGCAATTATTTATGAAGCTAGAACTCAAATTGTTTGAGGTTGACTGCATGTACAACTTTCAGCAGCTCTTCTCTTCAATACTCGTGTGGcttctatttcattttttgttatatcCTCATGAAAGCTTCCTCATTGGACAGATAAAGAAAATGCTCCCAAAACTGTCAATGACGTGAAGCTTATTAATGCGGGAAAGATATTGGAAAACAATAAGACACTTGCTGAGTCCAGACTCCCAATTGGGGAACTACCGGGAGGGGTCATCACTATGCATGTTGTCGTGCGTCCTCCAATTTCAGACAACGGTAATTCACAAAGCACGTTGTATTTATGCATTTTTATTGGGTGATGAGTGGATATGTTCGTAGATGCTTATAGAGGTATCATGTTAGTGCACATTGTATGCCTTCTTCAGATGGTAACATAGTTTTAACAGAGTATTCTTTTCATGGCCTAATCACAATTGATATGGACCATGTTCTTTCCTTGTATACTTGTTTTAGTAATTTGAGTTCTTTAAATAGACCATACTttccgatgctctggactatgaatgaaggaagcatgttaatgtgcacagaaattgatttgggtctctaggtctATCCTCTCTGATGCCTTTCAGCTTTGATTTaggggcatggttccgcagcaaaCGTCCCTTTAGCTCCTTAGTTCTCTTGGAGGTATAGGGGGCCACTATTCTAGTGGTATTCTgcgagcagccactttgtgcaaaTATTGCCAAAGGTAAGGTctatctccaatcctccccctcCCATACTCCCGATGATTGGGGAGGTTAGGTCTATCTCCAATCCTCCCatgcccatacccccaatgaatGGAGACTAGATGAGTtttgttattattgttgttgtaaaTAGACCATACTTGTTTCAAGGTTTCTCCAAATTACTTCCATTTATTTACCTTTTCTGGCCTTCTCATTGCGCTTTATTTCATCAAAACCTCATGATAGATCTTCTTAAGATTTCTGACCCCAGTCGTTATAAAGCAGCACCTGCCTTCTTAGTTGAGCTTCCTATGTAGTATGACTATACCTTGATGCCAACGTCATTTACTGTTTTGCTTAAATGGTTCCCATTCTCTGATGgcaatttttgtaaatttatagATTTATTACTTCCATACTCTGATGACAATTtccaattttgtaaatttacatTAGGATGTGTACATCCATCTTGCATGTAGTTTCTAATTCCTCTTCCTCTTTAACCCATGAACGAAAAGTATTAATGTACTGgacaaattttgtttttctccttttaCTTCCACACACTTATTGATAAAATCACAGGCTATGCACGTAAAGGGCAAAACCGAATAACTGTGGGTCGAAATCTGAAGCACTAATTCTCAATGCGTTTGTCACAGAAAAATTGAAGGATGACCTCCCAAAGAAAAACAGGTGTTTGTGCACCATTCTGTAAACCCTAGTATGTTATCCGCAATGATTCTTCTGTTGGCATCTGTCTCTCTGTGTGTCGGTCAGATGGTTGCCCGGAAACATTTCCGAAGCCCTCTGGATTTCAGGTGTTGTTGCAGAAACAAGGTTCCTAGACTTGTCGTTTGCTTCAGTAGCTGTTTTTGTTGCTTTGATGTTGCTTCTCACAGCAAATGTTCATAGCACGAAAAGTTCAAGTATGAGAGAAGGAATTAGATGCATTGCTCGAAGAGAAGCTTTATGGATCAAGAAACCTTTCTCAGTTCCCGGTGAGGATACAAAGTGTGACAAGGATAAAACCGAAAACAAAAAGAGCAAAAGTATGTATTGCAGAAGGAATTCGTTGTTGGTTTCAAGTTGGGATTTATAGTTGTCAGTAGAGTTTTCAAACGAGTCAACGTGCCATATGTACCATGCAGTCACCAGAGTGGTGACTCTCTCTCAGAGTAACAAATTTGTTCCCAGCATAAGAATTATACTGGCCAGGTTCCTCTGGAAGAAAACTGTGCAGTTCATTGAATTCAACAAGAAACTTAATCCAAGGGTTGTACACATTGAGGAATTATGTAATTCCTGTTTTAAGAAAGAATTATGTACTGTAATTCCAAAATAATTATGCTGGGCTAACAATAACTGTTTTATGAAATATGAATAATTACTGCTTTGACGTTATGACACATACGGAAACAAGAGAATTAACAAACTTTTTTTCATTAAAACTCAGACATCTGACCCTTGGATCATCCAGTACTGTCCAATGGAAGCCAATTTAAGCCATGACAAAGTTCTTTATGGAACCATGCAAGTGGTAGTTTAACTCTACCAAGAGGGggccagggctatggatagtcTCTGGACCCCCatgtgctaactctaacacccctaCTAACCCCCACTAATAAATACAATAttggcaacaacaaaaaactatGGACCAAAGGCTTCCAGAAGCCTTTGATTTGCAGGTAACTGCCACTGCACATGCTATAAGAGCAAGTGCAGCAATATCTATATGTTTTTGCTAGGCAaaatctcaaaatattagtttagCTACTCATTTTCTATCAAGGACTACAACAACAATAGTTATTTACCCATCTCTCTTTAACCAATTAATTTTTCCTCGTTTCTTTCCTTTACTAGCATTTACCAATGCACACGTGAATACAACCCGGACAGACCCTGCTTCAAAGATCCACCACTGGCAACCCAATTGGATTGGGAAATGATCTCTGCCCGTTGAGTTCCGAATCCAAACGAGCAACCAAGTACTAGAAGCAGCAACAAGATCTGGGGCGTTATCGAAGGAACATCATCTCTACTTGTCGATTGAAACTCCAACAATCTAGTGATTATACATATTCTCATTTATTAGTGGCAAAATTTTCGAATTTCAAGGTACAACCCTCCATTCAAGGAACTAAGACAGACATGATCCATTAGTACATTGCTGCTGAGGTAAAGCTCCTTTCCTCAACCAGCTTTCCTCAATTACATTTACATATAGAGTTGAACGAATCCCAATGGATTCTAGTTTTTTACCTGTTCAGCTACCCAACCATCGGAAGTTGTGGGCTTTATGACCGGAAAAATTCCCCatctctctttttgtatttttagtgtTACAAAAAAGGGGAAATGGTTCGTTCGtttgagagtcgccacccggattttgaAAAGGATTAACCCCGAGAaaccatttatttaaaaatgtgactcttttgcccttttaAAAAGATTTTGGTCTATTGAAAATAGAGagttttgggttcgggagccaggttatgataGGGGAAAGTTTGTTTGGAAaagcacccccctcgcccgataAAATCGGTCTTTACTAATACTTGTGGGATTTGAAAAGTCATTTTATTGCTTAACTTTTAATGCCACATAAACAGTTTATAGCATGTAAACAATTCAATTGCAGCAAATATAAGTATGAACATACATGCTTGGAATGTAAACATTTAATTGCAGAAAATAACCAGGATTAGCATTCTGTTCCACAAGAACACTACCGTACGGTAGAAGGGTGTGCCGTACATCACTGGATTTGGTGGTTAATATTGCACAAAGGACAGCTTTAGCATGTGGACAGGTTATATCAGAAAACAAGTATTGGTAAGCATGCTTTGATTAAACACTTAACAGAAAGAAGTAAATAAAGAATATTTTCCACCGCAAACACCACCGTACGGCTGATAGATGCACCGTATGGCACTGATTCTCATGGTCCACAATTTGAAAACAAGGTTAAACAAGATTATCTGGCATGTGATCATTACAGAATGCATGCATGGTTTATACATGAAATAACTAATGcttatttcaaaagggaatatAAAACTAAAATGCTTTGTTAATCCAAAAACAACCTAGCACGGCATATGTTACTATTAAAGCATAAAATAGTACTTCATTGCATATTAATAGTCATGAAAAGGAGAAAGGATGAGATGGAAAACAGAACTTGTCCCCTTAAGAGTTTCTGCCGTACGGTAGTAATATGTGCCGTGCGGTAGAGATATATGGGGTGTCagactttattttcttgtgaTTGCTTAAATTATTTAGGCCCAGAACTGGTACGAGGAATCAGTCTATACCTAGTGGTTTTTCTTCAGATTACAGAGACAAGTAGTGGACAAAAGATTTATACCTCTTGAAGCGAAACTTTTCTTTGGAAAACTGTGATAGTTGCAAAGTCTTTTGACACGAGCTTGAACAAATTTGTGGACTTTAGTATGCTGTGATGACAAGGTGTGAGACCTAAACCGCGGGTTGCCTTCGAAGAATGATTTTTGGACTTGGCTTTTGAAAGAGGATGATGCTTTTGGTGTTTGAAAGAAGTATGAAAACAAGTATGGATTTTTCAAAGCATTTTGGAACTGTTTTTGATTGATAAAACTgaatttctctcttcttctctagagaaaaatgttctctctctctctctctctctctctctctctctctctctcttcaaaaatGTTGTATATCTTGTCTAATGAATGAGGAGGTATTTATAGGGTAAAAATGGCTTGGAAATCAAGCAAACTTAGCTTGCAAGCCAAGCATTTTGGCCTTCAACTGATTATCGCCTTCCTGATATTTTTGACCAAAAGTTAGTCCATCGTACGACACTAGGGTCCACCGTACGGCACATCCCAACCGACTTAAGTTAAGGCGTTTAAAAACTCTACCGTACGGTAGAAATATGTCCACCGTACGGCACAGTTGACCGCCGTACGGTACAGTTGACTGCTCAACAGACCAAACTTTGCAAGGCCGCcatggacactcccgaactcggttTTAGGTgttctttgaaccgttggaaagctcattaagtctactttctaacccaagcggtttggataaa
The sequence above is drawn from the Rhododendron vialii isolate Sample 1 chromosome 6a, ASM3025357v1 genome and encodes:
- the LOC131330162 gene encoding membrane-anchored ubiquitin-fold protein 6; translated protein: MAEEDLVELKFRLADGTDIGPTNCRPSTSVGSLKERIVAQWPKDKENAPKTVNDVKLINAGKILENNKTLAESRLPIGELPGGVITMHVVVRPPISDNEKLKDDLPKKNRCLCTIL